Proteins from a single region of Pseudodesulfovibrio portus:
- the thiF gene encoding sulfur carrier protein ThiS adenylyltransferase ThiF: MNVAERGIAVYLGEKRLRFLQGLTVGIAGCGGLGSNCAMHLVRSGFRRFVLVDLDHVDPSNLNRQAFTMGQVSMRKVGALAENLVAVNPDCELVLHDVAATSENMADIFADCHAVVEAFDRPEAKAVLVESLVPTGKLVVAASGLGGVGNSDALVTRKVRENFYLIGDEKTECGGTTPPMSPRVGVAAAKQADVVLDHFLKQYLYREGVM; encoded by the coding sequence GTGAACGTCGCCGAACGCGGCATAGCGGTCTACCTCGGCGAGAAGCGGCTCAGGTTCCTGCAGGGGCTCACGGTCGGCATCGCCGGGTGCGGCGGACTGGGCTCCAACTGCGCCATGCATCTGGTTCGCTCAGGGTTCCGGCGGTTCGTGCTGGTGGACCTGGATCACGTCGATCCGTCCAATCTCAACCGCCAGGCCTTCACCATGGGGCAGGTGTCCATGCGCAAGGTCGGGGCCCTGGCCGAGAACCTGGTGGCCGTGAACCCGGACTGCGAGCTTGTGTTGCATGACGTGGCGGCCACGTCGGAGAACATGGCCGATATTTTCGCGGACTGCCATGCGGTGGTGGAAGCGTTCGACCGGCCCGAGGCCAAGGCCGTCCTGGTCGAGAGCCTGGTTCCCACCGGCAAGCTGGTGGTGGCCGCATCCGGCCTGGGCGGGGTCGGGAATTCCGACGCCCTGGTCACCCGCAAGGTGCGGGAAAATTTCTACCTCATTGGCGACGAGAAGACCGAATGCGGCGGCACGACGCCGCCCATGTCGCCTCGGGTCGGCGTTGCCGCCGCCAAGCAGGCGGACGTGGTGCTGGACCATTTCCTCAAGCAATACCTTTATCGGGAAGGAGTAATGTGA
- the thiH gene encoding 2-iminoacetate synthase ThiH — MSFYPLLKEYETLDLAGRFAAATEDDVRRAIERTTPTFDDFLALMSPAASPLLEEMAEKANRLTAQHFGRTISLFTPLYLANFCTNHCVYCGFNSTNKIHRSMLTLDEVDAEGAAIAATGLKHLLILTGDAPAKTGVDYLEACTRILRNHFPSVSIEVYALTGEEYVRLVEAGVDGMTMFQETYDEVLYPTLHPKGPKSDFRFRLDAPERSCKAGMRVVNIGALLGLGDWHRDALMTGLHARYLQDRYPATDIAVSLPRMRPHAGGWEPASIVSDRDMVQFLMALRLFLPRVGITISTRESAEFRENILPLGVTKMSAGVSTAVGGHTDGTSDGEDTSQFEISDDRSVDEMCAALRARGFQPVFKDWQPFDDAGGAS, encoded by the coding sequence ATGAGCTTCTATCCACTGCTCAAGGAGTACGAAACCCTTGATCTGGCCGGCCGGTTCGCGGCGGCCACGGAAGATGACGTGCGCAGGGCCATCGAGCGGACCACGCCGACCTTCGACGATTTCCTGGCCCTGATGAGCCCGGCGGCCTCCCCTCTGCTGGAGGAGATGGCGGAGAAGGCGAACCGGCTCACGGCCCAGCACTTCGGCCGGACCATCAGCCTGTTCACGCCGCTCTATCTGGCGAATTTCTGTACCAACCACTGCGTGTACTGCGGGTTCAACTCCACCAACAAAATACACCGCTCCATGCTCACCCTGGACGAGGTGGATGCCGAGGGCGCGGCCATCGCGGCCACCGGCCTCAAGCATTTGCTCATCCTGACCGGCGACGCCCCGGCCAAGACCGGGGTGGACTACCTGGAGGCGTGCACAAGGATTCTCAGGAATCACTTCCCGTCCGTGTCCATCGAGGTCTACGCCCTGACCGGGGAAGAGTACGTTCGGCTGGTCGAGGCGGGCGTGGACGGCATGACCATGTTCCAGGAGACCTATGACGAGGTGCTGTATCCCACGCTGCATCCCAAGGGCCCCAAGAGCGATTTTCGTTTCCGGCTGGACGCGCCGGAGCGCAGCTGCAAAGCGGGCATGCGCGTGGTCAACATCGGCGCGCTGCTCGGGCTGGGCGACTGGCACCGGGACGCCCTGATGACCGGCCTGCACGCCCGGTATCTGCAGGACCGGTATCCGGCAACGGACATCGCCGTATCCCTGCCGCGCATGCGTCCCCACGCCGGGGGGTGGGAGCCCGCGTCCATCGTCAGCGACCGCGACATGGTCCAGTTTCTCATGGCCCTGCGGCTGTTCCTGCCCCGCGTGGGCATCACCATCTCCACCCGTGAATCCGCCGAATTCCGCGAGAACATCCTGCCGCTGGGCGTGACCAAGATGTCCGCCGGGGTGTCCACCGCAGTGGGCGGCCATACGGACGGCACTTCGGACGGCGAGGACACCAGCCAGTTCGAGATCAGCGACGACCGCAGCGTGGACGAAATGTGCGCGGCCCTGCGGGCGCGCGGCTTCCAGCCGGTGTTTAAGGACTGGCAGCCCTTTGATGACGCGGGGGGCGCGTCGTGA
- a CDS encoding thiazole synthase, translating into MSDDIFEIGGRKLASRLFTGTGKYGDDSLIPAVAEASGSEVITVALRRVDFQSDTGNVMDCIPRHMQLLPNTSGARNADEAVRIARLARAMGCGDWIKIEVISDNKYLLPDGYETVRATEILAKEGFMVLPYVNADLYVARSLADAGAAAVMPLGAPIGTNRGLKTREMVRILIEEIDLPIIVDAGIGRPSEACEAMEMGADAVLVNTAIATASDPVCMARAFGRAVRAGRDAFLAGPGATRRHADASSPLTGFLGAV; encoded by the coding sequence ATGAGCGACGACATTTTCGAAATAGGCGGACGCAAACTCGCGAGCCGGTTGTTTACGGGCACGGGCAAATACGGCGACGATTCCCTTATCCCCGCAGTTGCCGAAGCGTCCGGTTCCGAGGTCATCACCGTGGCCCTGCGCAGGGTGGACTTTCAGTCCGACACGGGCAACGTCATGGACTGCATCCCCAGGCACATGCAGCTGTTGCCCAACACCTCCGGCGCGCGCAACGCGGACGAGGCCGTTCGCATCGCCCGGCTTGCCCGGGCAATGGGCTGCGGCGACTGGATCAAGATCGAGGTCATCTCGGACAACAAGTACCTGCTGCCCGACGGCTACGAGACCGTCAGGGCCACGGAAATCCTGGCCAAGGAAGGATTCATGGTCCTGCCGTACGTCAACGCCGACCTGTACGTGGCCCGCTCCCTGGCGGACGCCGGGGCCGCCGCGGTCATGCCGCTGGGCGCGCCCATCGGCACCAACCGAGGGCTCAAGACCCGCGAGATGGTCCGCATCCTGATCGAGGAGATCGACCTGCCCATCATCGTTGACGCGGGCATCGGGCGTCCCTCCGAGGCGTGCGAGGCCATGGAGATGGGCGCGGACGCTGTGCTGGTCAACACGGCCATCGCCACGGCGTCCGACCCGGTGTGCATGGCCCGGGCCTTCGGCCGGGCGGTCAGGGCCGGGCGCGACGCCTTTCTTGCCGGACCCGGCGCAACCAGGCGCCACGCGGACGCGTCGTCCCCCCTGACGGGATTTCTGGGAGCGGTCTAG
- the thiS gene encoding sulfur carrier protein ThiS: MIVVLNGKEYETGPGATIADLLAQRGVEPATVVVERNGDIVPGSDFASVALNDGDHLEVLRFVGGG; the protein is encoded by the coding sequence ATGATCGTCGTGCTCAACGGAAAGGAATATGAAACAGGCCCGGGAGCGACCATTGCCGACCTGCTCGCGCAACGGGGCGTCGAGCCCGCGACCGTGGTGGTCGAGCGTAACGGCGATATCGTGCCGGGATCGGATTTCGCGTCCGTCGCGCTGAATGACGGCGACCACTTGGAAGTCCTCCGCTTTGTGGGCGGAGGTTAG
- the thiE gene encoding thiamine phosphate synthase — translation MGAITRRNILDTDIYCLTGEKFSLGRSNVEVVREMLDAGIRLIQYREKEKKAGAKLEECLAIRKMTREAGAAFIVNDDIDIAILVDADGVHVGQEDLPVPEVRRLVGEKMAIGLSTHTPEEALKAVESGADYIGVGPIFRTFTKEDVVDPVGFEYLEYVAGNLDIPFVAIGGIKEHNVGEVFRRGARCVALITEIVGETDIKGKIAALRQAVEAAKE, via the coding sequence ATGGGCGCAATCACCCGCAGGAACATCCTGGATACGGACATCTACTGCCTGACCGGCGAGAAGTTCTCCCTGGGCCGCTCCAACGTCGAGGTGGTCCGTGAGATGCTCGACGCGGGCATCAGGCTGATCCAGTATCGGGAAAAGGAGAAGAAGGCCGGGGCCAAGCTCGAGGAGTGCCTGGCCATCCGCAAAATGACCCGCGAGGCGGGGGCGGCCTTCATCGTCAACGACGACATCGACATCGCCATCCTGGTGGATGCCGACGGCGTGCATGTGGGACAGGAGGACCTGCCCGTGCCCGAGGTCCGTAGGCTGGTGGGCGAGAAGATGGCCATCGGGCTGTCCACCCACACCCCGGAGGAGGCCCTCAAGGCCGTGGAGAGCGGGGCGGACTACATCGGGGTCGGCCCGATCTTCAGGACGTTCACCAAGGAGGACGTCGTGGACCCCGTGGGATTCGAATATTTGGAATATGTCGCCGGGAACCTGGACATTCCCTTCGTGGCCATCGGCGGCATCAAGGAACACAACGTCGGCGAGGTGTTCCGTCGGGGTGCGCGCTGCGTGGCCCTGATCACGGAGATCGTCGGTGAAACGGATATCAAGGGAAAAATAGCCGCGCTTCGGCAAGCCGTCGAAGCCGCCAAGGAGTAG
- a CDS encoding SH3 domain-containing protein, translated as MRKFQFVSFVVVSLLLIASSASAFGEIRYTDRPLNLRDDRSPKAEWVGNMYPGQKVRIDHLKDGWVAVYEPDAVDGSEAAAAGFANVKYLKKERTRYEPEEWGELKYAARALNVRSRADVKGRKVMTLKSWEHVLVDFPEGDWVMVFKPTATIRSQMNAIGYSSAKYFRSATEKTMASVGFNGKDDLGAAAPEPEEETVVADASSPGEPASANDAETVSGEGQVSGTVAPPPAESAFVPPRLVQVNMMINVHAARTSGSSLVRTLQPGDRIKVGRPKHGWYEVYGQQERVHALSQPMGYVLQTLVDKAAESAVAEPESARKPKPAPEPVAVAPEPEAEPEPVAVAPAPKPAPALKGEPVEPARSAPKITTSETGQQTMVIDRKAFSGKKRPDPTPDKTAHGYRYRVIEKSETRQLGEVWITLKVFLATDKLPERQAMQDFATTLWKDNRRVTKKVAVLIYLPGMDTEDLAYGVVKFDDTKMLELWVRKATLFGTRFL; from the coding sequence ATGCGTAAATTCCAGTTTGTTTCATTTGTCGTCGTCTCCCTGCTGCTGATCGCGTCTTCCGCCTCGGCGTTCGGCGAAATCCGGTATACCGACCGGCCCCTGAACCTGCGTGACGACCGTTCGCCCAAGGCCGAGTGGGTGGGCAACATGTATCCGGGGCAGAAGGTCCGCATCGACCATCTCAAGGACGGATGGGTGGCCGTGTACGAACCCGACGCAGTGGACGGCAGCGAGGCTGCGGCGGCGGGTTTTGCCAACGTCAAATATCTCAAGAAGGAGCGGACCCGGTACGAACCGGAGGAGTGGGGCGAGTTGAAATACGCCGCGCGCGCTCTCAATGTCCGTTCCAGGGCCGACGTCAAGGGCCGGAAGGTCATGACCCTCAAGAGCTGGGAGCATGTCCTGGTGGATTTCCCGGAGGGTGATTGGGTCATGGTATTCAAGCCCACGGCCACCATCCGGTCCCAGATGAACGCCATCGGCTACAGCAGCGCCAAGTATTTCAGATCCGCCACCGAGAAGACCATGGCCAGCGTCGGATTCAACGGAAAGGATGACCTCGGCGCGGCAGCGCCGGAACCCGAAGAAGAGACCGTGGTGGCCGACGCCTCGTCCCCTGGCGAACCCGCCTCCGCCAACGATGCGGAAACCGTTTCCGGCGAGGGTCAGGTCAGCGGGACCGTGGCCCCGCCGCCCGCCGAGTCCGCCTTTGTTCCGCCCAGGCTGGTGCAGGTCAACATGATGATCAACGTGCATGCGGCCCGGACTTCCGGGTCGTCCCTGGTCCGTACCCTGCAACCGGGAGACCGGATCAAGGTGGGCCGGCCCAAGCACGGCTGGTACGAGGTCTACGGCCAGCAGGAACGGGTGCACGCCCTGAGCCAGCCCATGGGCTACGTCCTGCAGACGTTGGTGGACAAGGCGGCTGAATCGGCCGTTGCGGAGCCCGAGTCCGCCCGGAAACCGAAACCCGCTCCGGAGCCGGTGGCTGTCGCCCCGGAACCCGAGGCCGAACCGGAACCCGTTGCGGTTGCTCCCGCGCCGAAACCGGCTCCCGCATTGAAGGGTGAGCCGGTCGAGCCCGCCAGGTCCGCGCCGAAGATCACCACCTCGGAAACGGGGCAGCAGACCATGGTCATCGACCGCAAAGCCTTCAGCGGCAAAAAGCGGCCCGATCCCACGCCCGACAAGACGGCCCACGGCTACCGGTACAGGGTCATCGAGAAATCCGAGACCCGGCAGCTGGGCGAGGTCTGGATTACCCTCAAGGTCTTCCTGGCCACGGACAAGCTGCCGGAACGGCAGGCCATGCAGGATTTCGCCACCACCTTGTGGAAGGACAACCGCCGGGTGACCAAGAAGGTGGCCGTGCTCATCTATCTGCCGGGCATGGACACCGAGGATCTGGCCTACGGCGTGGTCAAGTTCGACGACACCAAGATGCTGGAACTCTGGGTCCGCAAGGCGACCCTGTTCGGTACCAGGTTCCTGTAA
- the priA gene encoding replication restart helicase PriA codes for MADLWQVTLVSPPYAAWTYERPSHFPDLAPGQRVIIPLGNSHRAGVVIGPADEAPEGVEIKPMIWPLERTPLMSAEYVDMVVNLAARQMVSVGRILEIALPRGLRTAAVTFKVDNHMAARRLPATVRPSDIVRFGDKDRQALMELWEAGRMRVRVSARKEAEERFVSLVSDPPWAVRPNAKRQLSLLEHLLENGPRSLYALKYGLGDWVDGVAAKLETAGIVHMGELTADAMEEVDGGGHIEGVLDDITLTDEQVAAVAEMTATMESGGGAHLVHGVTGSGKTVLYLEMARKSLNAGRSAMLLAPEVALASQLYRTVARRFPEVRTIFYHGYQSPKKRELAFRELARADTPVLVVGTRSSLFLPVPDLGLVVLDEEHDESYKQEERLAYHAKEVAWFRTDRSGGLLLLGSATPDVKTFHAASAGRIATSELKERVGDAILPEVELVDIAAMKDPDKPLAPRAVEAVKAAIKAGEQVIVMLNRRGYAPVMYCLDCTETVRCPECEVGMTYHKGRERVVCHYCGLSYAYPLRCRKCGGSNFIPMGQGTERLAESLQEQLPEGTKVLRLDRDAVRRQERLEEILGAFRRKEAQVLVGTQMISKGHHFPDVTLVVVADGDLGLNLPDYRSSERTFQLLVQVAGRAGRGQVPGRVLIQTRNPDHPLWREVLGGDYAGFYQREISRRTMFKYPPFSRMALVRISFPAQFENGPAVLSLLGDALREQGRKEGVDVLGPAPAPLSMLRGRKRFNCLIKSDDWSKVRAVFACMAAVNPDPRQVRTSLDLDPLSTL; via the coding sequence ATGGCCGATCTCTGGCAGGTAACGCTCGTCAGTCCCCCCTATGCGGCCTGGACATACGAGCGGCCTTCCCATTTTCCCGACCTGGCGCCGGGCCAGCGGGTCATCATCCCCCTGGGCAACTCCCACCGCGCGGGCGTGGTCATCGGTCCCGCCGATGAAGCGCCCGAGGGCGTGGAGATCAAGCCCATGATCTGGCCGTTGGAGCGCACGCCGCTCATGAGCGCGGAGTACGTGGATATGGTCGTGAACCTGGCCGCCCGCCAGATGGTCAGCGTGGGCCGCATCCTGGAGATCGCCCTGCCGCGCGGGCTGCGCACCGCCGCCGTGACCTTCAAGGTGGACAACCACATGGCCGCGCGCAGGCTCCCGGCCACCGTGCGCCCGTCGGACATCGTCCGGTTCGGCGACAAGGACCGGCAGGCGCTCATGGAACTCTGGGAGGCCGGGCGCATGCGCGTCCGCGTCAGCGCCCGGAAGGAGGCCGAGGAGCGGTTCGTCTCCCTGGTCTCGGACCCGCCGTGGGCCGTGCGTCCCAATGCCAAGCGCCAGCTCAGCCTGCTGGAGCACCTGTTGGAGAACGGCCCGCGCAGTCTGTACGCCCTGAAGTACGGCCTTGGCGACTGGGTGGACGGCGTGGCCGCCAAGCTCGAAACCGCAGGCATCGTGCACATGGGGGAACTGACCGCCGACGCGATGGAAGAGGTGGACGGCGGGGGACACATCGAAGGGGTCCTTGACGACATCACCCTGACCGACGAACAGGTGGCGGCGGTTGCCGAGATGACGGCCACCATGGAGTCAGGCGGAGGCGCGCACCTCGTTCACGGGGTCACGGGCAGCGGCAAGACCGTGCTCTATCTCGAAATGGCCCGCAAGAGCCTGAACGCGGGCCGGTCGGCCATGCTGCTCGCGCCCGAGGTGGCCCTGGCCAGCCAGCTGTACCGAACCGTGGCCCGGCGGTTTCCCGAGGTGCGGACGATTTTCTATCACGGCTACCAGAGCCCCAAGAAGCGCGAGCTGGCGTTTCGGGAGCTGGCCCGCGCCGACACCCCCGTGCTGGTGGTCGGCACCCGGTCCTCCCTGTTCCTGCCCGTGCCCGACCTCGGTCTGGTGGTCCTCGACGAGGAGCACGACGAATCCTACAAACAGGAGGAGCGGTTGGCCTACCACGCCAAGGAGGTGGCCTGGTTTCGCACCGACCGCTCCGGCGGGTTGCTTCTGCTCGGATCGGCCACGCCGGACGTGAAGACTTTTCATGCGGCCAGCGCCGGGCGCATCGCCACTTCCGAGCTCAAGGAACGGGTGGGGGACGCCATCCTGCCCGAGGTCGAGTTGGTGGACATCGCAGCCATGAAGGACCCGGACAAGCCGTTGGCGCCCCGCGCCGTGGAGGCGGTGAAAGCGGCCATCAAGGCCGGGGAGCAGGTCATCGTCATGCTCAACCGGCGTGGATACGCCCCGGTCATGTATTGCCTGGACTGCACCGAGACCGTGCGCTGCCCGGAGTGCGAGGTGGGCATGACCTACCACAAGGGCCGCGAGCGGGTGGTCTGCCACTACTGCGGCCTGTCCTATGCCTACCCCCTGCGCTGCCGCAAGTGCGGCGGTTCCAATTTCATCCCCATGGGGCAGGGCACGGAGCGGCTGGCCGAGTCCCTTCAGGAGCAGCTGCCCGAGGGCACGAAAGTTTTGCGCCTGGACCGTGACGCCGTGCGCCGCCAGGAACGGCTTGAGGAGATTTTGGGCGCGTTCCGGCGCAAGGAGGCCCAGGTGCTCGTCGGCACCCAGATGATCTCCAAGGGGCACCACTTTCCCGACGTGACCCTGGTGGTGGTGGCCGACGGCGACCTCGGCCTCAACCTGCCCGACTACCGTTCCTCGGAGCGGACCTTCCAGCTCCTTGTCCAGGTGGCCGGGCGCGCCGGGCGGGGCCAGGTGCCGGGCCGGGTCCTCATTCAGACCCGCAACCCGGACCATCCCCTGTGGCGCGAGGTCCTGGGCGGCGATTACGCGGGGTTCTATCAGCGGGAAATCTCCCGCCGCACCATGTTCAAGTACCCGCCTTTTTCCCGCATGGCGCTGGTGCGCATCAGCTTTCCGGCCCAATTCGAGAACGGCCCGGCCGTGCTGTCCCTGCTCGGCGACGCGCTCAGGGAACAGGGGCGCAAGGAGGGGGTGGACGTGCTCGGCCCGGCCCCGGCCCCGTTGTCCATGCTGCGCGGGCGCAAGCGGTTCAACTGCCTGATCAAGTCCGACGATTGGAGCAAGGTGCGTGCGGTCTTCGCCTGCATGGCGGCGGTCAATCCCGATCCGCGCCAGGTGCGGACCAGCCTCGACCTCGATCCGCTTTCCACCTTGTGA
- a CDS encoding OmpH family outer membrane protein, producing MKILRILSFSLLIALMAATAMAQMSKVGFVNPQRIINESKIGRIAQDDLARLGKEKDRRVRDALAQVERLQDALKKDTLSVTEQQTSEEQLRMAVRDYEKLVENSNLEIQGEERRLIQFVMRRADSILQSIAKEMGFTMILTDPEIIGYVHGSMDITDRVISQLNSSL from the coding sequence ATGAAAATTTTGAGAATTCTCTCTTTCTCCCTCCTGATCGCGCTGATGGCGGCCACAGCCATGGCCCAGATGTCCAAGGTGGGTTTCGTCAATCCGCAGCGGATCATCAACGAATCCAAGATCGGACGCATCGCCCAGGATGACCTGGCCCGGCTCGGCAAGGAGAAGGATCGGCGGGTGCGCGACGCCCTGGCCCAGGTGGAACGGCTTCAGGATGCGCTCAAGAAGGACACCCTGTCCGTGACCGAGCAGCAGACCTCCGAGGAGCAGCTGCGCATGGCGGTTCGCGACTACGAGAAGCTGGTGGAAAATTCCAATCTCGAAATCCAGGGCGAGGAGCGGCGGCTCATCCAGTTCGTCATGCGGCGGGCCGACTCCATTCTCCAGTCCATTGCCAAGGAAATGGGTTTCACCATGATTCTGACCGACCCGGAAATCATCGGCTACGTTCACGGTTCCATGGACATAACCGATCGCGTCATCAGCCAACTCAACTCGTCTTTGTAG
- a CDS encoding class I SAM-dependent methyltransferase: MTAFSDNTVGALEFTVTWEKDGLTHEEWYLGRKFNPVNDVFPRGMREALEGKRAGESVTMTYEPRLCIPRHKDSLVQTFGLDRLRRKTVDGRPVIPLEGRFYPQGHINGLLDVYPDTLTPFRLIELDDDTFTADRNHPLATIPVTVTATVQHVEERDTGTYGSLTHWREATCDWGPGMQAMFDGEPTTFFHSNFFDRVDNSDTEFTPPAMDETARNNLSAIRARLIEPGMRVLDFSLGSARPQGKFDAAVCTCSVEYMTRPVDILRYVAHFLEPGAPVVVGFTNRHDPDRVIRGWTELHEFERMGLTLEYLRVADLFENAGTMSMRNDWRRENDPRFLATKGVSDPVYVAYGHKR; encoded by the coding sequence ATGACAGCATTCAGCGACAACACCGTGGGGGCCCTGGAATTCACCGTCACCTGGGAAAAGGACGGACTGACCCATGAGGAATGGTATCTCGGCAGAAAGTTCAATCCCGTGAACGACGTATTCCCGCGCGGCATGCGCGAGGCCCTGGAGGGCAAACGGGCCGGGGAATCCGTGACCATGACCTATGAGCCGCGCCTGTGCATTCCCCGCCACAAGGACTCCCTGGTGCAGACTTTCGGTCTGGACCGGCTGCGCAGGAAAACCGTGGACGGACGTCCCGTCATCCCGCTTGAGGGACGGTTCTATCCACAGGGGCACATCAACGGGCTGCTGGACGTCTACCCGGACACCCTGACGCCCTTCCGGCTCATCGAACTGGATGACGACACCTTTACCGCCGACCGCAACCATCCCCTGGCCACCATCCCGGTGACCGTCACGGCCACGGTTCAGCATGTGGAGGAGCGCGACACCGGGACCTACGGCTCCCTGACGCACTGGCGCGAGGCGACCTGCGACTGGGGGCCCGGCATGCAGGCCATGTTCGACGGCGAGCCGACGACCTTTTTCCATTCAAACTTCTTCGACCGGGTGGACAATTCGGACACGGAATTCACCCCGCCCGCCATGGACGAGACGGCCCGCAACAACCTGTCGGCCATCCGGGCCCGGCTCATCGAGCCCGGCATGCGGGTCCTGGACTTCTCGCTGGGCTCCGCGCGCCCCCAGGGCAAATTCGACGCCGCCGTGTGCACCTGCTCCGTGGAGTACATGACCCGCCCGGTGGACATCCTGCGCTACGTGGCGCACTTCCTGGAGCCCGGCGCGCCCGTGGTCGTCGGCTTCACCAACCGCCACGACCCGGACCGGGTCATCCGGGGATGGACCGAGCTGCACGAATTCGAGAGGATGGGTTTGACCCTGGAATACCTGCGCGTGGCCGACCTGTTCGAAAACGCCGGGACCATGTCCATGCGCAACGACTGGCGCAGGGAAAACGATCCCCGCTTCCTGGCGACCAAAGGCGTCAGCGACCCGGTGTACGTCGCCTACGGCCACAAGAGGTAG
- the thiC gene encoding phosphomethylpyrimidine synthase ThiC, translating to MASYTTQMDAARKGIVTPQMETVARKENIRVEDLMERMAKGTVIIPANKNHTSLDAEAVGEGMRTKLNVNLGISKDCSAIEPELEKVQAALDLKAEAIMDLSCYGKTQEFRQALVKMSPAMIGTVPIYDAVGFYDKNLQDITVDEFFDVVQRHVEDGVDFLTIHAGLNRHTADIVKQGKRLTNIVSRGGSLLFTWMEINNAENPFYEHYDRLLDICEEYDVTLSLGDGCRPGCLHDATDASQVEELINLGELTRRAWERNVQVMIEGPGHMAMNEIAGNMMMEKRLCHGAPFYVLGPIVTDVAPGYDHITSAIGGAIAAMSGADFLCYVTPAEHLRLPTLEDMKEGIIATRIAAHAADIANGYPGARDWDDEMAKARAALDWEGMFNLAMDQDRPREYRESSKPEHEDSCSMCGKMCAVRNMNRVLEGKDIQLDD from the coding sequence ATGGCATCGTACACCACACAGATGGACGCGGCCCGCAAGGGTATCGTCACCCCCCAGATGGAAACCGTGGCCCGCAAGGAGAACATCCGGGTCGAGGATTTGATGGAGCGCATGGCCAAGGGGACCGTCATCATCCCGGCCAACAAGAATCACACCTCGCTCGACGCAGAGGCCGTGGGCGAGGGCATGCGCACCAAGCTCAACGTCAACCTCGGCATCTCCAAGGACTGCTCGGCCATCGAGCCGGAACTGGAAAAGGTGCAGGCCGCCCTTGACCTGAAGGCCGAGGCGATCATGGACCTGTCCTGCTACGGCAAGACCCAGGAGTTCCGCCAGGCCCTGGTCAAGATGTCCCCGGCCATGATCGGCACCGTGCCCATCTACGACGCAGTGGGCTTCTACGACAAGAATCTCCAGGACATCACCGTGGACGAGTTCTTCGACGTGGTGCAGCGGCACGTGGAGGACGGCGTGGACTTCCTGACCATCCACGCAGGCCTGAACAGGCACACCGCCGACATCGTCAAGCAGGGCAAGCGGCTGACCAACATCGTGTCCCGGGGCGGCTCCCTGCTCTTCACCTGGATGGAGATCAACAACGCCGAGAACCCGTTCTACGAGCACTACGACCGGTTGCTGGACATCTGCGAGGAGTACGACGTTACCCTGAGCCTCGGCGACGGCTGCCGCCCCGGCTGCCTGCACGACGCCACCGACGCCAGCCAGGTCGAGGAACTGATCAACCTGGGCGAGCTGACCAGGCGCGCCTGGGAGCGCAACGTCCAGGTCATGATCGAAGGTCCCGGCCACATGGCCATGAACGAGATCGCGGGCAACATGATGATGGAAAAACGCCTCTGCCACGGCGCGCCGTTCTACGTCCTCGGCCCCATCGTCACGGACGTGGCCCCTGGCTATGACCACATCACCTCGGCCATCGGCGGGGCCATCGCGGCCATGTCCGGTGCCGACTTCCTGTGCTACGTCACCCCGGCCGAGCACCTGCGCCTGCCCACCCTGGAGGACATGAAGGAGGGCATCATCGCCACCCGCATCGCCGCCCACGCCGCCGACATCGCCAACGGCTATCCCGGTGCGCGCGACTGGGACGACGAGATGGCCAAGGCCCGCGCCGCCCTGGACTGGGAGGGCATGTTCAACCTGGCCATGGACCAGGACAGGCCGCGCGAGTACCGCGAGTCCTCCAAGCCGGAGCACGAGGATTCCTGCTCCATGTGCGGCAAGATGTGCGCGGTGCGCAATATGAACCGCGTGCTCGAAGGCAAGGACATCCAGCTGGACGATTAG